A region of Sulfurimonas sp. DNA encodes the following proteins:
- a CDS encoding energy transducer TonB, producing MIKKSEDFSFLIGAIITTLVMASLFFAKDIKKFETLSERASKTESIHYVTIVDVTKKVETKKYKKPIKKPQKRIKKEVVKVVKKLIKKPKLIDEAAQIKEKIVQKQKLFEKELEEQLLQEELARQKEFRKRQLAKKNLLEKEKDIYLSELAAWIKQHLKYPRHARRMNQQGVVKISFIITKHGHIESVKIDSPCPYKRLNKAAKMLLVELNRFKPLPENLDKWELNVPIIYALKD from the coding sequence ATGATAAAAAAGAGTGAAGATTTTAGTTTTTTAATTGGTGCAATTATCACTACTCTCGTGATGGCATCACTCTTTTTTGCTAAAGATATTAAAAAGTTTGAGACTCTTAGTGAAAGAGCCTCTAAAACAGAGTCCATACACTATGTAACCATAGTAGATGTAACAAAGAAAGTAGAAACAAAGAAATACAAAAAACCTATAAAAAAACCACAAAAAAGAATAAAAAAAGAAGTAGTTAAAGTGGTTAAAAAGTTAATAAAAAAACCAAAGCTTATAGATGAAGCTGCTCAAATAAAAGAAAAAATAGTACAAAAACAGAAGTTATTTGAAAAAGAATTAGAAGAACAACTTTTACAAGAAGAGTTAGCAAGGCAAAAAGAGTTTAGAAAAAGACAGTTAGCTAAAAAGAACCTTCTGGAAAAAGAAAAAGATATATATTTATCGGAGTTAGCAGCGTGGATAAAACAACATTTAAAATACCCACGACATGCAAGAAGAATGAATCAACAAGGCGTTGTCAAAATCTCCTTTATTATTACAAAACATGGACACATAGAGTCAGTAAAGATAGATTCACCTTGTCCATATAAGAGGCTAAATAAGGCGGCAAAGATGCTTTTAGTAGAACTAAATCGTTTTAAGCCACTGCCTGAAAATTTAGATAAATGGGAATTAAATGTGCCAATAATATATGCACTAAAGGATTAA